One Pagrus major chromosome 15, Pma_NU_1.0 DNA window includes the following coding sequences:
- the LOC141009425 gene encoding phytanoyl-CoA hydroxylase-interacting protein-like codes for MEVPGLAHNITSPLSPCEGMIKDLSLDAIQLCERDGSKSQDGSISEMEELPVPQNIKISNITCDSFKICWDMEPRSKERITHYFIDLNKKENKNSNKFKHKDVPTKLVAKAVPLPMTVRGHWFLSPRTEYTVAVQTASKQTDGDYAISEWSEIIEFCTADYSTVHLNQLLEKAEVIAGRMLRFSVFYRNQNKEYFDHARDAQENRMLPSVKDNSGSHGSPISGKLEGIFFSCNTEFNTGKPPQDSPYGRQRFEVRADVLFNPETSLYFGDFYCMYTAYHYVILVLAPKGSRGDDFCKQRLPALDITNNRFLTCKQDEDAAGSLVFHHAQDVILEVIYTETLDLAVGTVAEISGHQLMSLSTVNAKKDPSCKTCNISVGR; via the exons ATGGAGGTACCAGGTTTGGCGCACAACATCACCAGCCCATTAAGTCCCTGCGAGGGGATGATCAAGGACCTGAGCTTGGACGCCATACAGTTATGCGAACGAGATG GAAGTAAATCCCAGGACGGCAGCATCTCCGAGATGGAGGAGCTCCCCGTTCCTCAGAACATCAAGATCAGCAACATCACCTGCGACTCCTTCAAGATCTGCTGGGACATGGAGCCGCGCAGCAAGGAGCGCATCACGCACTACTTCATTGACCTGAACAAGAAGGAgaacaaaaactcaaacaagTTCAAACACAAG GATGTTCCTACCAAGCTGGTGGCCAAAGCAGTGCCCCTGCCCATGACGGTTCGGGGCCACTGGTTCCTGAGCCCACGCACAGAGTACACTGTCGCCGTCCAGACCGCATCAAAACAGACGGACGGGGACTACGCCATCTCCGAGTGGAGCGAGATCATCGAGTTCTGCACCGCCG ATTATTCCACAGTGCATCTAAACCAGCTGCTGGAAAAGGCGGAGGTCATCGCTGGCCGGATGCTGCGTTTCTCTGTCTTCTACAGGAACCAGAATAAAGAGTACTTCGACCACGCCAG GGATGCGCAGGAGAACCGGATGCTGCCGTCAGTAAAAGACAACAGCGGCAGCCACGGCTCACCCATCAGTGGCAAGCTGGAGGGCATCTTCTTCAGCTGCAACACAGAGTTCAACACGGGCAAGCCTCCGCAGGACTCCCCTTACGGCCGCCAACGCTTTGAGGTTCGGGCTGACGTGCTCTTCAACCCAGAAACCAGCCTGTACTTTGGAGACTTCTACTGCATGTATACAGCCTACCACTACGTCATCCTGGTCCTGGCGCCAAAGGGCTCCAGAGGTGACGACTTCTGCAAGCAGAGGCTCCCTGCGCTCGACATCACCAACAACCGATTCCTCACTTGCAAGCAGGATGAAGATGCTGCCGGCAGTCTGGTGTTCCACCACGCCCAGGACGTCATCCTGGAGGTGATCTACACGGAGACTTTAGACCTGGCGGTGGGCACTGTGGCCGAGATCAGCGGGCACCAGCTGATGAGTCTGTCGACAGTAAACGCCAAGAAGGACCCCAGCTGCAAGACCTGCAACATCAGTGTGGGACGCTAA